In Beijerinckia indica subsp. indica ATCC 9039, the genomic window AATCACCGGTCATAGGCCTGACCGATGCCAATGATATCAAACGATGACCGATGTCATTTGACCATCGGTCAGTTCGGACATGGCAATGAAGATCAATGGAAAATCGGCTTTGATGAAGGGAGCATCAAGTGGCTCGTGTGCAGTTCGCCACCGCCCTCATTAACACTGCGCGTCACGAAATGCACATTGACGATCGTAAGCAGTTACAGTTTGCGCATCGCGGACAATATTCTTCGTATACTATCCACCATGAGGTCGATAAGTCTTACGGCAGTCGAGCCAATCCATGACGATGGGGCCCCGCAATGGCTGCAAGGCATCAAGGCCCGCTTTGATCACCTCTGCTGGGTCAACCTTCGTGCGGCGACCATCAAACCCGCTTTTCCGGCGAATGGCATAGATCGGAGATAATGCAGCGTTCGCATTCCGGCCGCCGAGCCTTGCAGACATGGCGTCCATGCAAGATCAGCCAGACGTGGGCATGGAGTTTATATTCGGGCGGGACGATCTTCTCGAGTCCCTGTTCGACGGCAAGCGGGGTTTTGCCGATCGCAAGCGGAATCCGGTTCGAGACGCGAAAAATATGCGTATCCACCGCGATGGTGGGCTCACCGAAGGCAATATTCAACACCACATTAGCAGTTTTACGGCCAACGCCCGCAAGACTTTGCAGGGCTTCGCGGTCATGCGGCACTTGGCCGCCGTAATTCTCGATCAAGTTTGCGCATAAAGCCATGATATTCTTGGCTTTGGCTTGGTAGAGACCGATCGTCTTGATCATATCGCGCAGTTTATCCTCACCGAGAGCCAGCATTTTTTCGGGGCTGTCGGCTATGGCGAAAAGCGCTTTCGTCGCTTTATTGACACCGGCATCCGTCGCCTGCGCGGAAAGCACGACGGCGATGAGAAAGGTGAAATCATTGACGGAATAAAGTTCGCCCTCCGGATGAGGGTCCGCGGCGGCAAAGCGCCGGAAAATTTCGGCCACTTCCGCGAGGTCCGGCAATTTCGCCTTCGCCTTACGGGTTTTAGCCGAAGCGCGAATTTTGGTTTCACGGATCTTCGCGGCGCCGATCGGAGTCAGCGCGGCCTCCGGCGGCACGGAGACAGGCGTCTGAGGCTCCTTCATATCGACTGAAGCCTCTGAAGACTGGAACTGCTTTTTCCTTGCCATGCCCGTTATACCAAGAGTTGCAAATTGCGAAGAGCTGCCCTTGGTTCCTTCTCAAATTTTCGCTTTTTCAAAGGCATAGCGGAAATTTGAGAGTGTTCCAACGGTCATTTATCATGATTGTTGGGATCATATGTGCGAAAAAGGGTGCAGAGAAGGGGGTCGTCAATGTCCCTTGAGGATCATCGAGCCAATAATCAAACGAATGAGTCCGAGATTTGCGCCACGATCGACCCATCGGAGCCGAAGCTGTTTTCGGCCCGGCTGTTTCCGCATCGCTCGCTGACCAGGCGCCATTTCCATCTGCTTTTGATGGTGTTTTCCGGCGCCAGTTTCATTTCGAGTCTCCCCTTCATCTTTTTCGGCGCCTGGCCGGTCGCCGGCTTCATGGGGCTCGATATTCTTTTGTTCTTTCTGGCCTTTCGAGCGAATTTCAAGGCCGCGCGCGCCTATGAGGACGTCTGCCTCACGCCATTCGAATTGCTGATCGCCAAAGTCTCCGTCAAGGGACAACGGTCCGAATGGCGTTTCAATCCGGCCTGGGTCCGGCTCGACCGCGAGGAGCATGAGGAATTCGGCACGCAGCGGCTGGCGCTTGTCTCGCACGGTCGCCGGCTGGAAATTGCGGGTTTTCTCGGACCCGATGAAAAAGCGGCCTTCGCCGGCCGGTTTTCGCGCGCGCTCGCCGAGGCGAAAAGGGGACCACGCTTTTCTTAAGAAAAAGAAGGGGCCGACCCGCAGGCCGCGCCCCTTGAATGTCACGGATTTCGAAAATTCCCGGATCGGATTGGGACCCCGATCCCGGAATTTTCGCCGATCCGATCAGTTGGAAACATTGCCCGGACCTTCGGGGAAGGCGGGAGTTGCGCCATCTCCGAGGCGTCCGCGCGTACCCGAGCAATGATAACGATGCGAGGCATCGCAACCGAAGGAGTAAGCGGTGGCGCCCTGATCCGGAACCAGCGCAGTATAGGCCCGCAACGGCTTATCCTGGGCAAGAACGGGAGAGAGGGAAGCGATGAAAAGCGAAGCCGCCAGTACGACGTGGCTCCGCTTTATGAAGCCGAACGTGGGAGTTGACATGGACATATCTGCCTCTGCGTGGGAGTTGCAAAGCAAGGCAAATATAAGGAAATTGTGCAGCGCAAAACAGTATAAAGAATTTTATTCTCTTTCTTAGCCCTGAAAAGACAGCATTTTCTCCAAGTAAAATAGCCGTGACCAGGCGAACACGCTGCTCTTTATCGGATCGATTGAGCGTTTGCGAAGGCAAGGTTACAAAAGCAAAGTTACAAGGGCTGATAGCGGCGGTGACAGCGACGGCCGAGATTGCTCAGGATTTCATAGCCGCTGACATTCGCCATGGCCGCGAAATCGTCGATCGTGACCGTCTTGCCCAGTAATTCGACCATTTCACCACGTTCGAGATAAGTCGCATCGGAGACGTCGATCACGCTGTAATCCATGGCAATGTCGCTCACATAAGGGCAGAGCGTGCCCTGGATCAGAGCCTTGCCACCGACATGTTTTTCATTATCGGTGAGCCCGGAGGGAATGCCGTCCGCAAGTCCCGCTGCCACCATGATGACACGGCGCGGCCCCCGCGCCTTCCATAGGCGCTCTACGCCGACGCTATGGCCGGGCTCCAGCACCCGGACCTGGATGATATGCGCATCGAGCCGAACGACAGGTCGCATGGGATTGGGGCGGCCCGGCACCGGGTTACCGCCATAAAGCGCATAGCCCGGCCGCACGAGATCATAGAGCGGTGGATTATTGTCGAGAAAGATCGCCGCCGAATTGGCGAGCGATGCGGGCACACCCGGATAGCGCGCACGGATCTTGTCGAACGCCTCGATCTGGCGGTCCGCGATACTGTCGTCGGCGGTCACGAGCTGGCTCAAGAGCAAGGTGACGTCGAACAGGGGCGAAAGATGATCGACGCGCTCAAGATCATAGAGCTTCAGACCGAGCTGGTTGACACCCGTATCGATCCGCAATCCCGCCTTCAAAAGGGAACCATCAGGCGCTCTTTTATGCGACGTCGCGCAATATTGTCCCCAGTCCTCAACTTCCGGCACGGAATTGAGAACGGGACGCAAATTATGCGCGGCGAATGTATATTCCTGCGCCGGCCTGACACCATTCAGGACATAGATAATGGCCTCCGGAGCAAGCGCCCGCACCTCGGCGCCCTCAAAGGCATGGGCAACGAAAAAAGTCCTGCAGCCGGCCTCGTAGAGGGCCTTGACTACGGGATGAAGGCCGAGACCATAGGCATCAGCCTTGACGACCGCTCCGCATTCCGTGCCGGATACCGCCTGGAGCGTCTGCCAATTGGCGACGATGGCGGCAAGATCGATGGTCAGAATAGCGCCCGCGCCCCGCAGGCTGATCTCTTTCTGGTCCATGAAGTCGGGAAATCCGTAATATGGCTGTAAAAGGGCCCGCTCGCGCGAGGCTGTTCTTTTACGCAAATTCCGTGCAGCTGGGCAATGGCACGGAGTCAGCACGGCGGTACGGACCGGGATCTCACCGGGCGATTACTGTTCTCTCCAGCACCTGTTCTTTCGAGGCGCCTATTCCTTGCGGGTCCATTCATCCGGCGACAATTCAATCGTCTGCGGATTATGGCGCGGACCGCGTGATGTCCCGAATTTACCGGTTTGCAGGCGATCCATCACAAAGGAACGGATCGTCGGGGCGATCAAGGCAAGGCCGACGAGGTCGGAGACAAAGCCCGGCAGGATCAGCAAAAGCGATCCGAGCGCAGCCAGCGACCCATCGAACAGAGCCTCGCGCGAGAAATTCTCCCGCGCGCTCCACTTGTCCCGTAGCCCCAGGGTCGCGGCGAGACCGACACGGCGCAACACCACCAGTCCAACAAGACTGGTCAAGAGCCCGAACAGAATAGCGCCACTCAAGCCAGCGACATGGACGACGATAGCAAATACCGCGATCTCCGTGCCGAGCCAGACCAGAAGAAACAGAAACAAAGGGTTAAAACGCATTGTGTGCGACCAAGGATAGGGCATCCAGCGGGCTGGATATTCGGCGTCGTCGTCCAAATATGATGAGCCAAGGGCCTTCGCGCAATATGTCGCTTGGAGATCCCGGTTGTTCGGAAATCGCTTGGCGTTGCAACCAAGGCTCCTATTCCCGCGCGGGCGTAAAACGGTCTATATCTTTTACTCTTTCGAATGGCAGTGGGTGGCCCTTCCGGCCGGCCCCTGACCAATTCCCCTTACCAGTCCCCCTTGCCAATCCCTTCGAGAGATTTTTCCAGGCGGCAACGGGTTTCGACCAAGATTTCAGGCGAGCCGATGACGCATGAGCCACCCTTCGATATGTCGATCGTCATATTTGCGCTTCTCGCCGCTTTCCTGATCTGGAAGCTGCGTTCCGTGCTCGGCACCCGTCAGGGCAATGAAGAGCCGCGCGACAATTCCGTGCCCGGGCAATGGCCATCCCTTTTTTCACCGAAATCGCAAGATCCATCGCAAGCCAACAAGAATGGCGCACCGGGTCAACCGACTTTTCCCAATCGCCCCTCTCCAGCGGGAGCGTCGGGAGCTCCCGCCGAGGCCGGCCGGAATTGGAGCGCTTTCGTCGAGCCGAACTCACCAGCCGCCGCGGGGCTCGAAGCCATTGCCAAGGCTGATCCGGCCTTTGCCCCTGGTCCCTTCCTCGAAGGCGCGCGTCACGCTTACGAAATGATCGTGAACGCCTTTGCCGAGGGCCAGCGCAGCGCGCTCGCCAATCTGCTCGTGCGCGACGTCTATGCCGGCTTCGAGGCGGCGATCACGGAGCGCGAAAGCCAAGGCCATAAGGTCGAATTGACCTTCGTCTCCCTGGACGCGGCCAAGATCGAGGAGGCTGCCCTTTTTCATCAGATCGCCGAAATCACCCTGCGCTACAAGGCGAAGATGATCAAGGTGACACGCGACGCACAAGGCGCCGTGGTGGAAGGCTCACCCGATCATGTCGTGGATGTCGACGATCTTTGGACCTTCGAACGCATGATCGGCTCGCAGGATCCGAACTGGAAACTGGCGGCGACCAAAACGGGCACAATGGCAAGCGAGGCAACGGAAACCAGGGAATGAGCGTTCCGATCAAGGTCGGTTCTGCTTTTGAATTCATTCCGATCGGTTTACACAGAACGGACCTCCTGGTTTCATGCCCGTGTGAAGCCGCTTGCCGCTCTCTAAAATGTTCCAGATCATCGCACCATGATGGCCGCTTCGCCGAACCTGGCCCAGACGGCCCACAAGACGCCTTTTAGCGCACGGGAAATCCCTTTCGCGGATTTGCCAGGCATCGAGCGCGAGGACTTTGGCGCGGCTTTCGAGGTTTTTGCCGCGAGTTGCAAGGCCTTGGCTGAAGACCGGCCGCCGCTCAGAATCGGGCGCCGACCATCGCCCGCCTTGCTAGCCCTCTGCCGGCGAGTCGCGGAGGAAGCACCGATACAGCGCGATGTGCAAACAGCCCGCGCCTTTTTCGCGCAAAATTTCCGCCCCTTCGTGATCGAGCCGCATGACGCCAATGGCACCGGCCAGGCCTTCTTCACGGGCTATTATGAGCCGGTCGTCGAAGCTTCCCTGACACCGACGCCGTTTTTGGCCACACCGATTTTCGGCCGGCCCCATGATCTCGTTAGTCTCCCTTTCGATCATCCTTCCGGCCTCACGGCGATGCGCCGGTGCGCTGATGGCCGATTGGTGCCTTATCCGGATCGGGCCGCGATCGCGGCGGGCGCGCTTTGCGGCCATGCTGCTCCCCTTGCTTATGTCCGCGACGAGGCCGAGGCTTTTCTCATTCACGTGCAAGGCTCGGCGCGCCTGCTTCTGCCCGAGGGAGAAGCACGGCTCGTCTATGCCGGCCGCAACGGCCATCCCTATCGCTCGATCGGCAGAATGCTGATCGAGCGCGGTGAAATTTCGCCTCAATCCATGTCGCTTGCCGCGCTGAAAGGCTGGATCAGGGCGCATGGGCAAAAATCCGGCGAGGCGGGGCTGGCGCTTCTGCATGCCAATCCGTCCTATATTTTCTTCCATCTGGAAAAGGCTCTTTCCAGCGAGGGACCGATCGGCGGCGCCGGGCTGCCTCTAACGCCCTTGCTCTCGCTCGCGATAGACCGCTCGCTCTGGCCCTATGGGACACCCGTCTGGATCGACGCCCGCCTCCCCTGGGAAACTCCAGAGCCGACACCGTTTCAACGTCTGATGATTGCGCAGGATACGGGCTCGGCCATTGTCGGTCCGGCGCGGGCCGATCTCTTCATGGGGTCTGGCGAAGCGGCCGGTGCAAGAGCCGGCGATATTCGCCACCACGGCACCTTCATCGTTCTTCTGCCGCGCGATGAAGAGGTTTTGCCATGAAACACGATCCGCCGAGACGGCGGACGCGCATACTGAGCGAGGCCGAAATCGAACTCTGGCATCAAGTGGCGCGAACCGTGGTGCCGCGCGAAGGGGCCAGCCTGCCGGCACTGACGATCAAGCAGCAAAATCTTGAAGCCGAAGCGATCAAGCCCGTGCTGCCTCAGGCCGCCACGCCGGTGTTGCCGCCGCGTGCGCCGGCGCCCCCTGCCCTGGCGCCACTCGATCCGAAAATGCGCCAAAAACTCGCACGCGGTCGCCTGACCCCTGAACGCTCCATCGATCTGCACGGCATGTTCCAGCAACAAGCCTTCGTCGCTTTGCAGAATTTTCTCGTCAAGGCACAGCGGGAGGGTATCCGTCTCGTTCTCGTCGTCACCGGCAAGGGTGACGGCAACAAAGGCGAGGGCAAGGAGGCGGGCCGTTTCGGTTTCTCTGACAGCGCACGGGAGCCCGGCGTCTTGCGGCGCAATGTTCCGCTCTGGCTCGGCGGCGTCGAATTGCGCCCCATCGTCATCGGTTTCGAGGAGGCGGGCCGGCTGCATGGCGGTGGCGGCGCGCTTTATGTCCGCTTGCGCCGCGTGGACCGTGTCCCGATCATGACCACCAGCAGAAAGAAAGGGGCGAAATGACACCTTTCGGCGAAAAATTGCGCCAATTGCGCGCCGCCAAGGGGGTCAGCCTCAAAACCATGGCGGCGGC contains:
- the alr gene encoding alanine racemase: MDQKEISLRGAGAILTIDLAAIVANWQTLQAVSGTECGAVVKADAYGLGLHPVVKALYEAGCRTFFVAHAFEGAEVRALAPEAIIYVLNGVRPAQEYTFAAHNLRPVLNSVPEVEDWGQYCATSHKRAPDGSLLKAGLRIDTGVNQLGLKLYDLERVDHLSPLFDVTLLLSQLVTADDSIADRQIEAFDKIRARYPGVPASLANSAAIFLDNNPPLYDLVRPGYALYGGNPVPGRPNPMRPVVRLDAHIIQVRVLEPGHSVGVERLWKARGPRRVIMVAAGLADGIPSGLTDNEKHVGGKALIQGTLCPYVSDIAMDYSVIDVSDATYLERGEMVELLGKTVTIDDFAAMANVSGYEILSNLGRRCHRRYQPL
- the nth gene encoding endonuclease III; this translates as MKEPQTPVSVPPEAALTPIGAAKIRETKIRASAKTRKAKAKLPDLAEVAEIFRRFAAADPHPEGELYSVNDFTFLIAVVLSAQATDAGVNKATKALFAIADSPEKMLALGEDKLRDMIKTIGLYQAKAKNIMALCANLIENYGGQVPHDREALQSLAGVGRKTANVVLNIAFGEPTIAVDTHIFRVSNRIPLAIGKTPLAVEQGLEKIVPPEYKLHAHVWLILHGRHVCKARRPECERCIISDLCHSPEKRV
- the mltA gene encoding murein transglycosylase A; the protein is MMAASPNLAQTAHKTPFSAREIPFADLPGIEREDFGAAFEVFAASCKALAEDRPPLRIGRRPSPALLALCRRVAEEAPIQRDVQTARAFFAQNFRPFVIEPHDANGTGQAFFTGYYEPVVEASLTPTPFLATPIFGRPHDLVSLPFDHPSGLTAMRRCADGRLVPYPDRAAIAAGALCGHAAPLAYVRDEAEAFLIHVQGSARLLLPEGEARLVYAGRNGHPYRSIGRMLIERGEISPQSMSLAALKGWIRAHGQKSGEAGLALLHANPSYIFFHLEKALSSEGPIGGAGLPLTPLLSLAIDRSLWPYGTPVWIDARLPWETPEPTPFQRLMIAQDTGSAIVGPARADLFMGSGEAAGARAGDIRHHGTFIVLLPRDEEVLP
- a CDS encoding Smr/MutS family protein; this encodes MKHDPPRRRTRILSEAEIELWHQVARTVVPREGASLPALTIKQQNLEAEAIKPVLPQAATPVLPPRAPAPPALAPLDPKMRQKLARGRLTPERSIDLHGMFQQQAFVALQNFLVKAQREGIRLVLVVTGKGDGNKGEGKEAGRFGFSDSAREPGVLRRNVPLWLGGVELRPIVIGFEEAGRLHGGGGALYVRLRRVDRVPIMTTSRKKGAK
- a CDS encoding DUF2244 domain-containing protein — translated: MSLEDHRANNQTNESEICATIDPSEPKLFSARLFPHRSLTRRHFHLLLMVFSGASFISSLPFIFFGAWPVAGFMGLDILLFFLAFRANFKAARAYEDVCLTPFELLIAKVSVKGQRSEWRFNPAWVRLDREEHEEFGTQRLALVSHGRRLEIAGFLGPDEKAAFAGRFSRALAEAKRGPRFS
- a CDS encoding Tim44/TimA family putative adaptor protein, which encodes MTHEPPFDMSIVIFALLAAFLIWKLRSVLGTRQGNEEPRDNSVPGQWPSLFSPKSQDPSQANKNGAPGQPTFPNRPSPAGASGAPAEAGRNWSAFVEPNSPAAAGLEAIAKADPAFAPGPFLEGARHAYEMIVNAFAEGQRSALANLLVRDVYAGFEAAITERESQGHKVELTFVSLDAAKIEEAALFHQIAEITLRYKAKMIKVTRDAQGAVVEGSPDHVVDVDDLWTFERMIGSQDPNWKLAATKTGTMASEATETRE
- a CDS encoding FxsA family protein: MDDDAEYPARWMPYPWSHTMRFNPLFLFLLVWLGTEIAVFAIVVHVAGLSGAILFGLLTSLVGLVVLRRVGLAATLGLRDKWSARENFSREALFDGSLAALGSLLLILPGFVSDLVGLALIAPTIRSFVMDRLQTGKFGTSRGPRHNPQTIELSPDEWTRKE